From Falco cherrug isolate bFalChe1 chromosome 4, bFalChe1.pri, whole genome shotgun sequence, one genomic window encodes:
- the TIMM44 gene encoding mitochondrial import inner membrane translocase subunit TIM44 codes for MAAAGAGGCRKCLISGIWLISRRYPGPAIHRGTVYRMSRPVVEIYQSRCYSSGGRKGFISGFVENIKQELAKNKEMKESIKKFRDEAKKLEESDALREARRKYKTIESETVKTSEVIKKKLEEITGTVKESLDEVSKSDIGRKIKEGVEEAAKTAKQSAESVTKGGEKLGKTAAFKAISQGVETVKKEIDESVLGQTGPYKRPERLRKRTEFSGERIKEERIFEANEEAMGVVLHKDSKWYQQWKDFKDNNVVFNRFFEMKMKYDESDNAFIRASRAVTDKVTDLIGGLFSKTEMSEVLTEILKVDPSFDKDRFLKQCEYDIIPNVLEAMMSGELDILKDWCYEATYSQLAHPIQQAKAMGLQFHSRILDIDNIDLAMGKMMEQGPVLIITFQAQVVMVIKNQKGEVVEGDPDKVLRMLYVWALCRDQDELNPYAAWRLLDISSSSTEQVL; via the exons aaatgtctcATCAGTGGCATATGGCTTATATCCAGAAGATACCCAGGTCCTGCCATCCACAGGGGTACAGTATATAGAATGAGCAGGCCTGTTGTAGAGATCTATCAG TCTAGATGCTACTCttctggaggaagaaagggTTTTATATCAGGTTTTGTGGAGAACATCAAACAGGAATTAGCAAAAAACAAGGAGATgaaagaaagtattaaaaaattcCGAGATGAAGCTAAAAAGCTAGAAGAATCTGATGCGCTTCGCGAAGCAAGGAGGAAATAC aaaaccaTTGAATCTGAAACGGTGAAGACCTCAGAAgtgattaaaaagaaacttgaagAAATAACTGGTACAGTTAAAGAG agTTTGGATGAAGTAAGCAAGAGTGATATTGGCCGGAAGATAAAGGAAGGtgtggaagaagcagcaaaaacagcaaagcagtcTGCGGAGTCAGTGACAAAAGGAGGGGAGAAATTAGGCAAGACAGCAGCCTTCAAAGCTATTTCTCAG ggAGTAGAAACCGTTAAGAAGGAGATAGATGAAAGTGTTCTAGGGCAGACTGGTCCTTACAAACGTCCGGAACGACTACgaaaaagaacagaattctCAGGCGAGAGGATTAAAGAGGAGCGAATATTTGAAGCCAATGA GGAAGCCATGGGTGTGGTGCTGCATAAAGACTCAAAATGGTATCAGCAGTGGAAAGATTTCAAGGACAACAATGTGGTCTTCAATA GGTTCTTTGAAATGAAGATGAAGTATGATGAAAGCGATAACGCGTTCATTCGAGCTTCCAGAGCTGTCACAGACAAAGTCACTGACTTAATAG GTGGATTGTTCTCGAAGACAGAAATGTCCGAGGTTTTGACAGAGATACTCAAAGTGGATCCATCCTTTGACAAAGATCGTTTTTTAAAGCAATGCGAGTATGATATAATCCCCAATGTCTTGGAG GCTATGATGTCTGGAGAGCTTGATATCCTCAAAGATTGGTGCTATGAAGCG ACTTACAGTCAGCTTGCTCATCCAATCCAGCAAGCCAAAGCCATGGGTCTCCAGTTCCACTCCAGGATTCTTGACATTGACAACATTGAT CTGGCTATGGGGAAGATGATGGAGCAGGGGCCAGTGCTAATCATCACTTTTCAGGCTCAGGTCGTGATGGTAATTAAGAACCAGAAAGGAGAAGTGGTGGAAGGCGATCCA GACAAGGTTCTGCGGATGCTGTACGTGTGGGCACTCTGCAGAGACCAGGATGAACTCAACCCGTACGCTGCCTGGAGGTTATTGGACATTTCCTCGTCAAGCACTGAGCAGGTTCTCTGA